In Polynucleobacter sp. AP-Ainpum-60-G11, one DNA window encodes the following:
- the hisA gene encoding 1-(5-phosphoribosyl)-5-[(5-phosphoribosylamino)methylideneamino]imidazole-4-carboxamide isomerase produces MLLIPAIDLKDGHCVRLEQGDMDKATVFSEDPGAMAAHWISKGARRLHLVDLNGAFAGKLKNESAIKSILKAVGDEIPVQLGGGIRDLETIERLLDDGISTVIIGTAAVKSPGFVQDACTAFPGHIMVGLDARDGKVATDGWSKITGHEVIDLAKKFEDYGVEAIIYTDIGRDGMMKGINMDATVKLAQAIRIPVIASGGLSNNQDIEALCEAEAEGVMGVIAGRSIYAGDLDLTVAQKYADELTLKFAKKII; encoded by the coding sequence ATGCTGCTCATTCCTGCAATTGACTTAAAAGATGGTCACTGTGTTCGGCTCGAACAAGGTGACATGGATAAAGCTACTGTGTTTTCTGAAGATCCAGGCGCCATGGCTGCGCACTGGATTAGTAAGGGGGCACGTCGTTTACACCTGGTTGATTTAAACGGTGCGTTTGCCGGAAAACTCAAAAATGAATCTGCCATCAAATCTATTTTGAAAGCAGTGGGCGATGAGATTCCAGTTCAGCTAGGTGGCGGTATCCGCGATTTAGAAACTATTGAGCGTTTATTGGATGACGGTATTAGTACCGTGATTATTGGTACTGCAGCGGTGAAGAGCCCTGGCTTTGTGCAAGATGCCTGCACGGCTTTCCCTGGCCACATTATGGTGGGTTTAGATGCGCGTGATGGCAAGGTAGCAACCGATGGTTGGAGCAAGATTACGGGTCATGAGGTGATCGACCTCGCTAAGAAATTTGAAGATTACGGCGTTGAAGCCATCATCTATACCGACATTGGTCGTGACGGCATGATGAAAGGCATCAACATGGATGCCACAGTCAAATTGGCGCAAGCTATTCGGATTCCGGTGATTGCTAGCGGTGGTTTATCCAATAACCAAGATATTGAAGCGCTTTGTGAAGCCGAGGCTGAAGGCGTTATGGGTGTTATTGCCGGGCGCTCAATTTACGCTGGTGATTTAGATTTAACCGTAGCGCAAAAATATGCTGATGAGTTAACTCTGAAGTTTGCTAAGAAAATTATCTAG
- a CDS encoding tetratricopeptide repeat protein, with protein sequence MASREFLKILQSARMGDVSAQQNLASAYLTGAFKTPIQPANALIWLEKSYLSIQNQLVSKLSSSNAEIPELDPFHPDMLEIWGQIPTVPLEKTFNSPAFSFGWESFWRLAQAEIDASHAAQWQLAELLLNPNKKVLHTQIVGWLLKRNGNADFASLQKTAKEFLLNLANSETPFTNSAKELLIQLQPKDEALSSLWNRWLTEQNDAPLLQAAELGLTIAKLTLGLRLAQLTDPVENDLNEPGGKSNASLKKAAYWLELAAKDGDRDAWFALGEIYRRPQFSGYNASESDRCFDRAADLGHAQAQFRKGASLWRKREKIEEKVRGLQASYWVWQAHQQGVPEAKELLRKILGNVSIPKQNDWFELATYAEKALNHHAEHKLDEEWILLCHRLIIANQFNLSKAELLLCKVGQLQHEHCVVIDIRHELPKILPRLIQIDTTQQRRSLLAAGKVFASIDSDLEGNLRQRRYRFDRVTGWLTTTFSQDQAVA encoded by the coding sequence ATGGCAAGCCGTGAATTCTTAAAAATCCTCCAATCTGCCAGAATGGGTGATGTATCCGCACAACAAAATTTAGCATCAGCCTATTTAACTGGGGCATTTAAAACCCCAATCCAGCCTGCTAATGCTCTGATTTGGTTAGAAAAATCTTATTTATCAATTCAGAATCAGCTAGTTAGCAAGCTGAGCTCGAGTAATGCTGAAATTCCTGAATTAGACCCCTTCCACCCAGATATGCTGGAAATCTGGGGGCAAATTCCAACCGTTCCCTTAGAGAAGACCTTCAATTCACCCGCATTTTCATTTGGTTGGGAATCTTTCTGGAGATTAGCTCAAGCTGAAATCGATGCAAGCCATGCTGCGCAATGGCAACTCGCGGAACTTTTACTAAATCCCAATAAAAAAGTTTTGCATACTCAGATTGTTGGCTGGCTTTTGAAGCGAAATGGTAACGCCGACTTCGCATCACTTCAAAAAACAGCTAAAGAATTTCTTCTCAATCTAGCTAACTCAGAAACGCCGTTTACCAACTCTGCTAAAGAGCTACTGATTCAGTTGCAACCAAAAGATGAAGCGCTATCCTCTCTGTGGAATAGGTGGCTCACTGAACAAAATGATGCCCCACTTTTACAAGCCGCAGAGCTTGGTCTCACTATCGCAAAACTCACCTTAGGCTTGCGTTTAGCGCAATTAACTGACCCAGTTGAAAATGATTTGAATGAACCGGGCGGCAAATCGAATGCCTCTCTCAAGAAGGCTGCATACTGGTTAGAACTTGCAGCAAAAGATGGTGATCGTGATGCCTGGTTTGCACTTGGTGAGATTTACCGCCGCCCACAATTTTCTGGATACAACGCCAGTGAAAGCGATCGATGTTTTGATCGTGCTGCGGACCTAGGTCATGCCCAAGCGCAGTTTCGAAAAGGTGCTAGCTTATGGCGCAAGCGCGAAAAGATTGAGGAAAAGGTTCGAGGACTTCAGGCCTCCTATTGGGTTTGGCAAGCACACCAACAAGGCGTACCCGAGGCAAAAGAATTGCTTAGAAAAATCTTGGGGAACGTCTCCATCCCAAAGCAGAATGATTGGTTTGAATTGGCTACTTATGCTGAAAAAGCCTTAAATCATCATGCAGAACATAAGTTAGATGAGGAGTGGATCTTGCTATGTCACCGACTCATCATTGCCAATCAATTTAATTTGAGTAAAGCCGAGTTATTGCTTTGCAAAGTTGGCCAATTGCAGCATGAACATTGTGTTGTTATAGATATTCGCCACGAGTTGCCAAAGATACTACCTAGATTGATTCAGATTGATACTACCCAGCAGCGCCGCTCTTTGCTTGCAGCTGGAAAAGTTTTTGCAAGCATCGATTCAGACTTAGAGGGAAATTTACGACAAAGGCGCTATCGATTTGATCGAGTAACAGGGTGGCTCACTACCACCTTCTCACAAGATCAAGCAGTGGCTTGA
- a CDS encoding histidine triad nucleotide-binding protein, translating to MSHDPNCLFCKISKGEIPSQKVYEDDEIYAFKDINPAAPIHFLMIPKKHIPMLESAEMVDAPLLGRMMELAPRLAKEQGCSPGKDGGFRLVVNNGADGGQEVYHLHLHVMGGPRPWKK from the coding sequence GTGAGCCACGATCCGAATTGCTTGTTTTGCAAGATTTCCAAAGGCGAAATCCCGTCCCAAAAGGTATACGAGGATGATGAGATTTACGCATTTAAAGATATCAATCCTGCCGCTCCCATTCATTTTTTGATGATTCCTAAAAAACATATCCCTATGTTGGAGTCTGCGGAAATGGTGGATGCGCCATTGCTAGGTAGAATGATGGAATTAGCACCGCGTCTCGCCAAAGAGCAGGGTTGTAGTCCCGGAAAGGATGGCGGCTTTAGATTGGTAGTGAATAACGGTGCAGATGGTGGGCAAGAGGTTTATCACTTGCATTTACATGTGATGGGCGGTCCGCGCCCCTGGAAAAAATAG
- a CDS encoding phosphoribosyl-ATP diphosphatase: protein MTSPAQKPSNLDSALAYLADVLDQRRDAFKAGEADPKTSYTALLFSKGDDGILKKIGEEATEAVMAAKDARNSNLAPEQQKLLVGEMADLWFHCLIALSQFGLRPEDVVAELNRRLGTSGIEEKAARKASGKE from the coding sequence ATGACTAGTCCAGCACAAAAACCTTCTAATTTAGATTCCGCTTTGGCTTATTTGGCTGATGTGCTGGATCAGCGACGCGATGCATTTAAAGCTGGAGAGGCCGACCCCAAGACTTCCTATACTGCTTTGCTCTTTTCTAAGGGTGATGACGGGATTTTGAAGAAAATTGGTGAAGAAGCAACTGAGGCTGTAATGGCGGCAAAAGATGCGCGTAATTCCAATCTAGCCCCTGAGCAGCAAAAGCTCTTGGTTGGCGAGATGGCTGACCTTTGGTTCCATTGCTTAATTGCACTTTCCCAGTTTGGCTTACGCCCAGAAGATGTGGTGGCCGAGTTGAATCGTCGCCTGGGCACCTCAGGCATCGAAGAGAAGGCAGCCAGAAAAGCTTCTGGCAAAGAGTAA
- the tatA gene encoding Sec-independent protein translocase subunit TatA: MGSFSIWHWLIVLVIVMLVFGTKKLRNIGTDLGGAVKGFKDGMKTPEGAEESQDKAKEQIHSAAASTEKTVDVQAKDINK; this comes from the coding sequence ATGGGTTCATTTAGTATTTGGCATTGGTTAATTGTTTTGGTAATCGTGATGTTGGTATTCGGTACCAAAAAATTACGCAATATCGGCACTGACTTAGGTGGTGCTGTGAAAGGTTTTAAAGACGGCATGAAAACACCTGAGGGAGCCGAAGAGTCGCAAGACAAAGCTAAAGAGCAAATTCATAGCGCTGCTGCATCAACAGAGAAAACTGTGGATGTCCAAGCTAAAGACATAAATAAGTAA
- the hisF gene encoding imidazole glycerol phosphate synthase subunit HisF — translation MLTKRIIPCLDVTAGRVVKGVNFVGLRDAGDPVEIAKRYDTQGADELTFLDITATSDGRDLILHIIEDVASQVFIPLTVGGGVRAVADVRRLLNAGADKVSMNSSAVANPDLVSDAASYYGSQCIVVAIDAKKTEAGNWEVFTHGGRTSTGMDVVAWASEVAKRGAGEILLTSMNRDGSKDGFDLELTAAVSDAVSVPVIASGGVGNLQHLVDGITKGHADAVLAASIFHYGEFTVGQAKEYMASQGIPVRI, via the coding sequence GTGCTAACTAAAAGAATTATTCCTTGCCTTGATGTCACGGCAGGGCGCGTTGTTAAAGGCGTGAACTTTGTTGGTCTGCGTGATGCAGGTGATCCGGTGGAGATTGCTAAGCGCTATGACACTCAAGGTGCTGATGAGCTTACCTTCTTAGACATTACTGCTACCTCTGATGGGCGTGATCTGATATTGCATATCATTGAAGATGTTGCGTCCCAGGTATTTATTCCTCTGACGGTTGGTGGTGGTGTTCGTGCTGTAGCGGATGTACGTCGCTTACTCAATGCGGGCGCTGATAAAGTGAGCATGAATTCTTCTGCAGTGGCGAATCCAGATTTAGTTTCTGATGCGGCGTCGTATTACGGTTCGCAGTGCATCGTAGTTGCCATCGATGCAAAAAAAACTGAAGCGGGTAATTGGGAAGTCTTTACCCATGGCGGTAGAACTTCGACTGGTATGGATGTAGTGGCATGGGCTTCTGAAGTTGCTAAACGTGGTGCTGGAGAAATTCTTCTTACGAGTATGAATCGCGACGGTAGTAAAGATGGATTTGATCTGGAGTTAACTGCCGCTGTGAGTGATGCTGTAAGTGTGCCGGTGATTGCTTCTGGCGGCGTTGGTAATTTGCAGCACTTAGTCGATGGCATTACCAAAGGTCATGCTGATGCAGTTCTCGCAGCTAGTATTTTTCATTATGGTGAATTCACTGTTGGCCAAGCAAAAGAATATATGGCTAGCCAAGGTATCCCCGTTCGTATTTGA
- the hisH gene encoding imidazole glycerol phosphate synthase subunit HisH: MAQTIAIVDYGMGNLRSVYQAFHHVAPDANVLIAHTPEEIISAERVVLPGQGAMPDCMKHLQESGLLDALLDAAKNKPLLGVCVGEQMLFDQSAEVRANSNTAWTPCLGLIPGEVRRFELAGKLQPDGSAYKVPHMGWNQVRQDRRHPLWDGIPDLTSFYFVHSYYVVPQRKEDSSGSTEYGDWFTSAVARDNIFATQFHPEKSAEYGLKLYKNFVSWQP, from the coding sequence TTGGCGCAAACCATTGCGATCGTTGACTACGGAATGGGTAACCTACGTTCCGTGTATCAAGCCTTTCATCATGTAGCTCCCGATGCCAATGTTCTGATTGCGCACACTCCTGAAGAAATCATCTCCGCAGAGCGTGTAGTTCTCCCAGGGCAAGGCGCGATGCCCGATTGTATGAAGCATCTTCAAGAGTCAGGCTTATTGGATGCGCTATTAGATGCTGCCAAAAATAAGCCTTTGCTAGGTGTATGTGTGGGTGAGCAAATGCTGTTTGATCAAAGTGCTGAAGTGCGGGCAAATTCCAATACCGCTTGGACGCCTTGTTTGGGATTGATTCCTGGTGAAGTTCGGCGTTTTGAATTGGCTGGAAAATTACAGCCAGATGGTTCTGCGTACAAAGTGCCGCATATGGGTTGGAACCAGGTGCGCCAGGATCGCCGGCACCCACTATGGGACGGGATTCCAGATTTGACTAGTTTTTATTTTGTACATAGCTACTATGTTGTGCCGCAACGCAAAGAAGATAGTTCAGGCTCAACTGAATATGGTGATTGGTTTACTTCTGCAGTTGCGAGGGATAATATTTTTGCAACGCAATTTCATCCAGAAAAAAGTGCAGAATACGGATTAAAGCTCTACAAAAATTTTGTTTCTTGGCAACCTTAA
- the tatC gene encoding twin-arginine translocase subunit TatC has product MTQNNSTEDSGLQESFLSHLFELRDRIIKSALAIIVVFICLVYWAPDIFHLFAQPLLKALPAGGKMIVTDVTGSFFVPMKVTMLVAFLIALPVVMYQLWAFIAPGLYQHERKLIVPLVVSSYSLFIFGMAFAYFLVFPTVFQFMASYNAPLGAEMSTDIDNYLSFAMTTFLAFGITFEVPVVVVVLVRMGMVPLAKLREIRPYVIVGAFVISAVVTPPDVLSQLLLAVPMSLLYELGLLIARFYVPKPSGDDADSTTNSDTQATA; this is encoded by the coding sequence ATGACGCAAAATAATTCAACAGAAGATTCGGGCCTACAAGAATCCTTCCTGTCTCATTTATTTGAGTTGCGTGATCGCATCATTAAGTCGGCCTTAGCCATCATTGTGGTATTCATTTGCCTCGTTTACTGGGCACCAGATATTTTTCATTTGTTTGCACAGCCTTTACTTAAGGCATTGCCTGCAGGTGGCAAGATGATCGTGACGGATGTAACTGGTTCCTTCTTTGTGCCTATGAAAGTGACTATGTTGGTTGCTTTCTTAATTGCACTACCTGTGGTGATGTATCAGTTGTGGGCGTTTATTGCACCAGGACTTTATCAGCATGAGCGCAAACTGATTGTGCCTTTGGTAGTGAGTAGTTACAGCCTATTTATTTTTGGTATGGCCTTTGCTTACTTCTTGGTATTCCCAACAGTATTTCAATTCATGGCTAGCTATAACGCGCCACTGGGCGCGGAGATGTCGACCGATATTGACAACTACCTTAGCTTTGCAATGACTACCTTTTTAGCCTTTGGTATCACCTTTGAGGTGCCTGTGGTTGTCGTAGTGCTGGTGCGTATGGGTATGGTGCCGCTGGCTAAGCTGAGAGAGATACGCCCATATGTGATTGTTGGTGCTTTTGTGATTTCAGCAGTTGTTACGCCACCGGACGTGTTGTCACAATTACTTTTGGCTGTTCCAATGAGTCTTCTTTATGAACTCGGACTTCTGATAGCGCGCTTTTATGTGCCCAAGCCGTCAGGCGATGATGCTGACTCAACTACGAATTCCGATACTCAAGCCACTGCTTGA
- the hisB gene encoding imidazoleglycerol-phosphate dehydratase HisB, protein MRQADVTRNTSETKIQIAINLDGTGKAELASGVPFLDHMLDQIARHGMIDLKVIAKGDTHIDDHHTVEDVGITLGQAFAKAVGDKAGITRYGHSYIPLDETLSRVVIDFSGRPGLEFNVPFTRARVGDFDVDLSIEFFRGFVNHAGVTLHIDNLRGINAHHQIETVFKAFGRALRMALELDPRASGVVPSTKGSL, encoded by the coding sequence ATGCGGCAAGCCGACGTTACCCGAAACACTTCGGAAACCAAAATTCAAATTGCTATCAATTTAGATGGCACAGGTAAAGCTGAGCTAGCCTCTGGCGTACCTTTCCTAGACCATATGTTGGATCAAATTGCCCGTCACGGCATGATCGACCTTAAAGTGATCGCAAAAGGCGACACCCATATTGATGACCATCACACCGTTGAGGATGTAGGGATTACTCTGGGGCAAGCTTTTGCTAAGGCGGTTGGCGATAAAGCAGGCATTACCCGCTATGGTCACTCCTACATTCCTTTGGATGAAACCCTTTCTCGCGTAGTAATTGACTTTTCTGGCCGTCCAGGCCTGGAGTTCAACGTTCCATTTACCCGTGCACGTGTGGGTGACTTTGATGTGGATCTCAGCATCGAGTTCTTCCGTGGTTTTGTAAATCACGCTGGAGTGACTTTGCATATTGATAACTTACGTGGCATTAATGCTCACCACCAGATTGAAACCGTGTTCAAGGCCTTCGGTCGTGCATTGCGCATGGCTTTGGAGCTCGATCCACGCGCTTCCGGTGTTGTTCCCTCCACTAAAGGCAGTCTCTAA
- the hisC gene encoding histidinol-phosphate transaminase codes for MSRFWSPVVQTLTPYVPGEQPQMERLVKLNTNESPYGPSPKALAAINQQNTDDLRLYPDPEGAALKKAIADLHGLDPKQVFLGNGSDEVLAHVFLGLLKQAKAIQFPDITYSFYPVYCKLFGIDYQKVSLGPDFEIQTENFKVLNGGIIFPNPNAPTGRSIPRSDIETLLSRNTDSVVVIDEAYVDYGTESCIPLLRGSACPENLLVVHTLSKSRALAGLRVGFAVGHPDLIEGLERVKNSFNSYPLGRLAQAGAIAAIQDQAHLESTSKKVIQTRERLVAELSVLGFDTLPSTANFIFTRHPKHTGVKLYQALRDRGIIVRHFKSPRIEEFLRITIGTDDQTNELIAALKEILAST; via the coding sequence ATGAGCCGCTTTTGGAGCCCCGTTGTTCAGACCCTCACCCCTTACGTTCCTGGGGAACAGCCGCAAATGGAGCGACTGGTAAAGCTCAATACGAATGAGAGTCCTTATGGCCCGTCTCCTAAGGCTTTGGCAGCAATAAACCAGCAAAATACAGATGATTTAAGACTCTACCCAGACCCAGAGGGCGCAGCCCTTAAAAAGGCCATCGCTGATTTACACGGCCTAGACCCAAAACAGGTGTTTCTGGGTAATGGCTCCGACGAAGTCCTGGCCCACGTATTTTTAGGCCTACTCAAGCAAGCTAAGGCTATCCAGTTCCCAGATATCACCTATAGCTTCTATCCAGTCTATTGCAAGCTATTTGGGATCGACTATCAAAAAGTATCCTTAGGCCCTGATTTTGAAATTCAGACAGAGAATTTCAAGGTCCTAAATGGCGGGATTATTTTTCCCAACCCAAATGCCCCAACTGGTCGCTCTATTCCGCGCTCAGACATCGAGACTCTACTCAGCAGAAATACAGATTCAGTTGTGGTCATCGACGAGGCCTATGTAGATTATGGAACTGAGTCCTGCATTCCACTTCTTCGCGGCAGTGCTTGCCCAGAGAACCTCTTAGTCGTTCACACCCTATCCAAGTCACGCGCCCTAGCAGGACTGCGGGTTGGTTTTGCAGTGGGTCACCCAGATCTCATTGAAGGCTTGGAGCGTGTGAAGAATAGCTTTAACTCCTACCCACTGGGGCGTCTAGCTCAAGCTGGAGCGATTGCGGCAATACAAGATCAAGCCCATTTGGAATCCACTAGCAAAAAAGTGATTCAAACTCGCGAACGCTTAGTAGCTGAATTAAGCGTGTTAGGCTTTGATACCCTGCCATCAACAGCCAACTTTATTTTTACGCGCCATCCGAAACATACTGGCGTGAAGCTGTATCAAGCTTTACGCGACCGCGGAATTATTGTGCGTCACTTCAAATCGCCACGCATTGAAGAATTTTTACGCATCACCATCGGTACCGATGATCAAACAAACGAATTAATTGCTGCTCTAAAAGAAATTCTGGCAAGTACTTAA
- the hisG gene encoding ATP phosphoribosyltransferase: protein MKLTLALSKGRIFEETAEILSKIGIRPLEDPEKSRKLIIETSNPDVRLIIVRASDVPTYVQFGGADFGVAGLDVLMENGTDGLYVPFDLNIAKCRMSVAVREGFDYAAAVKQGSRLKVATKYVNCAREHFANKGVHIDTIHLYGSMELAPLVGLADAIVDLVSTGNTLRANGLVEVEPIADISARLVVNQASYKRKRTQLQPFFELLK, encoded by the coding sequence ATGAAGTTAACTCTAGCCCTCTCGAAGGGGCGCATCTTCGAAGAAACTGCCGAAATCTTATCTAAGATCGGTATTCGTCCGCTTGAGGATCCAGAAAAATCACGCAAACTCATTATTGAGACCTCTAACCCTGATGTCCGTCTCATTATTGTGCGCGCATCAGATGTGCCTACTTACGTTCAGTTTGGCGGTGCCGATTTTGGAGTGGCTGGCCTGGATGTTTTGATGGAAAACGGCACCGATGGCCTATATGTTCCATTTGATCTAAACATCGCTAAATGCCGGATGTCGGTTGCTGTTAGAGAAGGCTTTGATTACGCTGCTGCAGTAAAGCAAGGTTCGCGTTTGAAGGTTGCCACAAAATATGTCAATTGCGCACGTGAGCACTTTGCCAATAAGGGCGTGCATATCGATACGATTCATTTGTATGGCTCGATGGAGTTAGCTCCATTAGTTGGTCTAGCAGATGCGATTGTGGATTTAGTATCTACAGGCAATACCCTGCGTGCTAATGGCTTGGTTGAAGTTGAGCCCATTGCTGATATCAGCGCACGCCTAGTCGTTAATCAAGCTTCGTACAAACGTAAGCGTACTCAGCTCCAACCATTTTTTGAATTGCTGAAGTAA
- the hisD gene encoding histidinol dehydrogenase: MSADIKVKRLNSKDAGFKDTLLSSLSLPMADDEAIDAAVVKILAQVKSEGDAAVLSFTKQFDRLNVSSVVELEISQAELKKAYEGLSAEQKNALDIAAQRVRAYHEKQKIEAGCHSWEYEEADGTRLGQKVTALDRVGIYVPGGKAAYPSSVLMNAIPAKVAGVKEVIMVVPTPDGARNSLVLAAAYLSGVDRVFTIGGAQAVGALAYGTQTIPPVDKIVGPGNAYVAAAKRRVFGTVGIDMIAGPSEILVLCDGSSNPDWIAMDLFSQAEHDELAQSILLCPDEQFIEQVQASISKLLPEMPRKKVIETSLANRALLIQVKDMTEACDIANAIAAEHLEICATEPRKWAELIRHAGAIFMGNYTSESLGDYCAGPNHVLPTARTARFSSPLGVYDFIKRSSMIEVSEAGAQTLGAVASTLAHGEGLTAHARAAEMRLKK; encoded by the coding sequence ATGTCAGCAGACATCAAAGTCAAGCGCCTTAATAGCAAAGATGCCGGGTTTAAAGACACGCTACTCTCTAGCCTTTCTTTGCCGATGGCAGATGACGAAGCGATTGATGCTGCAGTAGTAAAAATTCTGGCGCAAGTCAAAAGTGAGGGTGATGCTGCAGTGCTCTCCTTTACAAAGCAGTTTGATCGTCTCAATGTTTCAAGTGTTGTTGAGTTAGAGATTTCTCAAGCAGAATTAAAAAAAGCCTATGAAGGTTTATCGGCTGAACAAAAAAATGCTTTAGATATTGCTGCGCAAAGAGTGCGTGCGTATCACGAAAAGCAAAAGATTGAAGCGGGTTGTCACTCTTGGGAATATGAAGAGGCTGATGGCACACGCTTGGGTCAGAAAGTCACAGCCTTGGATCGCGTGGGTATTTATGTTCCTGGTGGTAAAGCTGCATACCCATCATCTGTTTTGATGAATGCGATCCCCGCAAAAGTTGCTGGAGTTAAAGAAGTCATCATGGTGGTACCCACTCCGGATGGTGCTCGCAATTCTTTGGTCTTGGCTGCCGCATACTTATCCGGAGTTGATCGCGTCTTTACGATTGGCGGTGCACAAGCTGTTGGTGCTTTGGCTTATGGCACCCAAACAATTCCGCCAGTGGACAAAATTGTTGGCCCTGGTAATGCCTATGTAGCAGCTGCTAAGCGCAGGGTTTTTGGTACTGTAGGTATCGATATGATTGCCGGCCCCTCAGAAATTTTAGTGCTCTGTGATGGCTCTAGCAATCCCGATTGGATTGCGATGGATTTGTTTTCTCAAGCTGAGCACGATGAGTTAGCGCAATCTATTTTGCTTTGCCCAGATGAGCAATTTATTGAGCAAGTGCAAGCAAGCATTAGCAAGCTATTACCTGAGATGCCCAGAAAGAAAGTGATTGAAACTTCGCTTGCTAATCGCGCCTTATTGATTCAGGTAAAAGATATGACTGAAGCTTGTGATATTGCCAATGCCATCGCTGCCGAACATTTAGAAATTTGTGCGACTGAGCCACGCAAGTGGGCTGAGTTAATTCGTCATGCTGGTGCGATATTTATGGGTAACTACACCAGCGAATCTCTAGGCGATTATTGCGCAGGCCCGAATCATGTTTTACCAACAGCACGGACTGCTCGCTTCTCATCCCCATTGGGTGTGTATGACTTTATCAAGCGCTCAAGCATGATTGAGGTGAGTGAAGCAGGCGCTCAGACCTTAGGCGCTGTTGCTAGCACGCTCGCACATGGTGAGGGTTTGACGGCCCATGCACGTGCTGCTGAGATGCGACTAAAAAAATAA
- the hisI gene encoding phosphoribosyl-AMP cyclohydrolase — protein sequence MKNTFTPVESLEVGSWVDSVTWNEQGLVPAIAQEVGSKDILMMAWMNRDALLATLRLGEAVYWTRSRQKLWHKGEESGHTQKVKEIRLDCDGDTILLMVEQKDGIACHTGEHSCFFMRWDSDKSAWVDESKTHK from the coding sequence ATGAAAAATACCTTCACCCCAGTTGAATCCCTGGAAGTGGGTTCATGGGTTGACTCCGTTACTTGGAATGAGCAGGGCTTAGTTCCAGCAATCGCTCAAGAGGTTGGCAGCAAAGATATCTTGATGATGGCTTGGATGAATCGCGACGCCTTATTGGCAACGTTGCGTTTAGGGGAGGCTGTGTATTGGACTCGCTCCAGGCAGAAACTTTGGCATAAAGGCGAAGAATCTGGCCATACCCAAAAGGTGAAAGAAATTCGCCTTGACTGTGATGGCGATACGATTTTGCTGATGGTTGAACAAAAAGATGGCATTGCTTGTCATACGGGAGAGCACAGCTGCTTCTTCATGCGCTGGGATTCCGATAAATCTGCCTGGGTGGATGAGTCCAAGACTCATAAATAA
- the tatB gene encoding Sec-independent protein translocase protein TatB, with amino-acid sequence MIDLGVSKLALIAVVALVVVGPERLPKIARMAGNLFGRAQRYMADVKSEVSRQMDVEEFKKLREESVSAFKDVESSIQSTTQEAGANLSDQADIFENNFTRAPLDEKEVLQKSVRQGRKSWGVRRAARPVWFKRSTGMRTRVQSGAARMKRFHHSAGK; translated from the coding sequence ATGATTGATCTCGGAGTTTCAAAGCTTGCACTCATTGCAGTGGTTGCATTGGTGGTGGTCGGCCCAGAGCGTCTTCCTAAGATAGCGCGCATGGCGGGTAATTTATTTGGAAGGGCACAGCGCTATATGGCTGATGTCAAATCCGAAGTTAGCCGGCAGATGGATGTTGAAGAGTTCAAGAAACTCCGTGAAGAAAGCGTCTCCGCTTTCAAGGATGTTGAGAGCTCAATTCAATCCACTACTCAAGAAGCAGGCGCAAATTTGAGCGATCAAGCTGACATCTTTGAAAATAATTTCACGAGAGCACCGCTTGATGAAAAAGAGGTGCTCCAAAAATCGGTTCGCCAAGGTCGCAAGAGTTGGGGTGTGAGACGTGCAGCAAGACCGGTTTGGTTTAAGCGCTCCACTGGCATGCGCACTCGCGTGCAATCTGGTGCAGCTCGCATGAAGAGATTCCACCACAGTGCAGGCAAATAA